One window from the genome of Kaistia defluvii encodes:
- a CDS encoding LacI family DNA-binding transcriptional regulator translates to MKPSTLLEVAQRAGVSTATVARVLKAKGYVSEVARSRVEAAIKATGYRPNAVARGLRQQRSFTVGHMLTAITANPFFVNVAHWAEEEALAEGYKTFLFNHNGSAERERLGVERFIERRVDAVLFTNAIDRHNVQLLTEAAIPVIQLERAATIEAPSIRVDNLSGALEAIAHLVQFGHRRIAFIGGHPELINRGDRHFTSVEDERLAGYREGLRQAGIPIDESLIRLGRYYHIEDGGSGIEGYRHIKALLALPERPTAIFATCDILAAGALQGIYEEGLRVPEDISIIGFDDTLAANLAPQLTTVAQPMEDLGRLGFRAALDAIEGRSVVMSTVLPTRLVVRRSAGIAPHLKF, encoded by the coding sequence ATGAAGCCCTCGACGCTGCTGGAAGTCGCTCAACGCGCCGGTGTATCGACGGCGACCGTGGCCCGGGTGCTGAAGGCCAAGGGCTATGTCTCGGAGGTCGCCCGCAGCCGGGTCGAGGCAGCCATCAAGGCGACCGGATACCGGCCCAACGCGGTGGCTCGCGGGCTTCGCCAGCAGCGCAGCTTCACGGTCGGGCACATGCTGACCGCGATCACCGCCAACCCCTTCTTCGTCAATGTCGCGCATTGGGCGGAAGAAGAGGCGCTGGCCGAGGGCTACAAGACCTTCCTGTTCAACCACAATGGCAGCGCCGAACGCGAACGCCTCGGTGTCGAGCGTTTCATAGAGCGTCGGGTCGACGCGGTGCTGTTCACCAACGCGATCGATCGCCACAATGTCCAGTTGCTGACGGAGGCCGCGATCCCTGTCATCCAGCTAGAGCGCGCGGCAACGATCGAAGCGCCTTCCATCCGGGTCGACAATCTCTCCGGCGCGCTGGAAGCGATCGCCCATCTGGTCCAGTTCGGCCACCGACGCATCGCCTTCATCGGCGGCCACCCCGAACTTATCAACCGCGGCGACCGGCATTTCACCAGCGTCGAGGACGAGCGCCTTGCCGGCTATCGCGAGGGCCTGCGGCAGGCCGGGATCCCCATCGACGAAAGCCTGATCCGGCTGGGACGCTACTACCATATCGAGGATGGCGGTTCCGGCATCGAAGGCTATCGCCACATCAAGGCGCTGCTGGCGCTGCCCGAACGCCCGACGGCGATCTTCGCCACCTGCGATATCCTTGCGGCCGGCGCGCTGCAGGGGATCTATGAAGAGGGCCTCCGCGTGCCCGAGGACATCTCGATCATCGGCTTCGATGACACGCTGGCGGCAAACCTGGCGCCCCAACTGACCACCGTGGCCCAGCCGATGGAAGATCTCGGCCGGCTCGGCTTTCGCGCTGCACTCGACGCGATCGAGGGCCGGAGCGTCGTCATGTCAACGGTTTTGCCCACCCGGCTGGTGGTGCGCCGGTCGGCCGGTATCGCACCGCACCTAAAGTTCTGA